A single Heterodontus francisci isolate sHetFra1 chromosome 11, sHetFra1.hap1, whole genome shotgun sequence DNA region contains:
- the LOC137375474 gene encoding organic solute transporter subunit alpha-like: MAIPYPEEVTRFPPDIVELMEKFNISEACLLPPPRSINLILNLTWLDIGVFAALTAMTALSVIIYMENTYYLLKGVRCPFKMKTLVWISAAPTVIGITSCLGLWVPRAIMFIDMMAATYFGVCFYLLLLVIVEGYEGKEALLEHLETVSLAISTGPCCCCCPCLPRMRMTRRKFRIFVLGSFQVAFLRPVIYFVGIVLWTNGLYNPGDLSSTSIFLWLNLFLGVSTILGLWPVNILFREAKLHMADQNLTAKFALFQAILILSSLQNSIIETLAGAGHISCAPPYSARTRGQLMNYQLLIIEMFFVGVLTRVSYRKKDDSPGYRAQNAAQPKDKEERGWHMSTEDVTARLPLHLEV, from the exons GTTTCCTCCGGACATTGTCGAACTAATGGAGAAATTCAATATTTCAGAAGCCTGTTTGTTACCCCCTCCGAGATCCATCAACCTTATCTTAA ACCTGACCTGGCTGGATATTGGCGTCTTTGCTGCACTTACTGCCATGACTGCATTGTCTGTCATTATCTACATGGAGAACACTTATTATTTACTGAAGGGTGTGAGATGTCCCTTTAAGATGAAGACTTTAGTGTGGATCAGTGCAGCACCAACT GTTATTGGCATCACGTCCTGTTTGGGGCTCTGGGTTCCTCGGGCCATCATGTTCATCGACATGATGGCAGCAAC TTATTTTGGGGTGTGTTTTTATCTGCTGCTGCTGGTAATTGTGGAAGGTTACGAGGGGAAGGAAGCCTTACTGGAACACTTGGAGACTGTCTCACTAGCGATCAGTACGGGGCCTTGTTGCTGCTGCTGCCCCTGTTTGCCTCGCATGCGAATGACCAG GCGGAAATTTAGGATTTTTGTGCTGGGTTCATTCCAAGTGGCTTTTCTTCGACCTGTCATTTATTTCGTGGGAATTGTTTTATGGACGAACGGACTCTACAATCCGGGTGAT TTATCTTCCACGAGCATTTTCCTGTGGCTCAATCTGTTCCTGGGAGTGTCCACAATCCTCGGGCTTTGGCCGGTGAATATCCTGTTCCGAGAGGCTAAACTCCACATGGCCGATCAGAATCTGACAGCTAAGTTTGCGCTGTTTCAG gcgattctgatcctgtcctcGCTGCAGAATTCTATCATTGAAACACTGGCTGGTGCTGGGCACATAAGCTGTGCTCCCCCATACTCCGCAAGGACCAGAGGTCAAC TCATGAACTACCAGCTCCTAATCATAGAGATGTTCTTTGTTGGCGTGCTCACAAGGGTGTCCTACCGGAAGAAGGACGATTCGCCAGGCTACAGAGCACAGAATGCAGCCCAGCCCAAAGACAAGGAGGAAAGAGGATGGCATATGTCAACAGAAGATGTGACAGCCAGGTTACCACTTCATCTGGAGGTCTAG